The sequence TGATGAAGGAACGGGACTGGAACGTGGTCCTCCACGAACACGAGGGCCCCAAGGTCAGCACATACGCCCCTGCCCTGGACAAGGACGACCGCAACGGCTTCGGCAAGGCCCTGCAGGCGGCGACGACGGGGATCGATCCGTCCGATGGGCGCGCGCACTATGTCGCGCATACGAAGCAGAACGATGCGATCTTCAGGTCGACACTGGGGTATCTGGCGGACAGCGGCGACAAGTTTCCTCCCTCGCTGAGGCAGCCCATGGCCCACATTCTCGTGAACCATGGGGAGACTGTGCACGCCTCTATGAGCGAGATCGACATGTCGAAATCCCCCCTGGACCAGGGCAACCTCTTCGAAGTCGCGAAGCAGGTTTCCAAGGGCAAGGATGCCTATAGTGCATTGAACGGAGGGTTAAACCAGGCGATGGTGTCGAGCATCCATGGCGACCACTCCAAGTCGGCAGAATCCCTGCTTCGCGCGGGCCGTACGGTCGGTTTTCTGGAGGAGGCGCGAATTAAGGCGCAGGGTGACCCCAAAACGGCCGAATTTGAAGCGAAGCCGGTCTTCGATAAGGCGATCAGCTATATTCCGGTCGCGAGTGATGATGTCCAGGCGAGTTTCGACTATGTCACGGAGAAGTGGTTGGAGGATGAACAGAGGAGATTGGACGAGCAGCAGACCAAACACAACACTGAGGCATACGAAGCAAGGAATGGGCAGTTGATGGCTCTTGCGGACGAATGGCACAAGGCTCATGTGTCGCACGGTCAGGCGAGCTTCGGCACCAGGGCTATGATCACCGAGGCATCCGAGAGCGGCGCCGCGCAGGCCGCTGGCGTTTCAGGAGAGCAGCCCAAGTGAAGGCCCATCTACGGCCCGCGCTGGTGATCCTTACCGCCCTTTCGCTGACGGCTGTCACCGTGGCCTGTGCTACTTCCTCTCGCCAGGCATTACCCAAGGTTATTTGTGGAACGCGTATCGACCCAGATCTCACACGTAGGCTAGTGGCCCCGGGAAACACTTTGCATGAGTTCAACAGAGTTGACCGGTCCGAAGCCGTAGCGGCTCCGTGCGTACTGCTCTGGGGAAAAGACCCTGTCATCAAACTGCACTTCTGGTGGGCTGATGGTCCGGCGAACCTCAGGTACATGGCCGAGGAGACTGGGTCGGTGTCACGTGTGACAGATGCGCGAGAGATCAATTTCAAATACGAGACACTTGTCGGCACCGATGGTGCAGTTGCCGCAGCTCGATGCAAGACCAAGACCGGTGACCATTTTGCGCTCACCCTCCAACTCCCCCAGATCGAGCCGACGGACCAATCCCACCGCAAGGACATCGAAAAGTTCATGCGTGCCTACTTCCCGGCCACCGTCAAAACCCTCGGTTGTGCGTAGACGCTCCCGTGGTGGGCAGGTCGGTAGCCGTGAGAGATGTGCGGAGTTACCGGTATGTGGGTCCCGTCGAGCTGCGGGATGCTGTACGGCCGGGCGCCGGTGGGTGGCTGGTCCGCTCGGGTGGTGACTTCGATGCCTGGGCCGAACGGCAGGCGGATGCCGAGCTGATCGAACCCTTCACCTTCGTGGTCGGTCTCGACGGCCTGCTGCGCCTGGCCCCGCGCCTCAGTGAGCACGTGGCGTGTGCGGAGGGCGAGCCGGTGCTGAGCGCCGGCGAGATCGGGTTCGTCAGGGAAGTGCGGCATTGGGCCGTGTCCGAGGTCAGCAATCAGTCGACCGGGTACTGCCCGGACGGCGCCTCCTGGTCGGCCGTCGCCCAGGCCCTCGACCGCGCCGGACTCGCCCACCCGGCCGGCTTCACCCACGAAGTGGTGTTCCGGCGCTGTCCCGACTGCCAGGAGCACAACATCGTGCGCGAGGGCGACTTCGTCTGTGTCTTCTGCGGCGCCGATCTGCCCGCGCACTGGAACGTCGACCCCGGGAGCCCCTAGCGGCTCCTCACCCCCGTGGCTCACCCCAGTGGCAGCTCGGCTGCTCATCGTCAAGATTTCATTGCAGAGCGTGGCCGCCCCGAGAGGACCGCTGCTCTTCGCGGGCGTGCGGACACGCCGCTCCACGACGGCTCACCTGAGGAACCACAAAGGGTGTCGACATGACAGATCCAGGCCGCTCATGCGTTATTCGTCCAGGTTCGGCATAGCCTCGCTCTCCGTCGTCGCCGCCGCGCTGCCGGCGGCCGGCCTGGCGCAGCCGGCGCCCGCGGCCGTGAGGACGTCCACCGCCGCCCCGTCCACCGCCCCCACGCATGCCACCGCCGCCGACGGCGGTGGCATGCCGGCCCGCGTCACCACGTTCTCCACGGGTTGGCAGACGCCCTGGGGCATCTCGTTCCTGCCGGACGGGCGCTCGGCACTGGTGACCGAGCGGCTCTCGTACCAGGTCTACCGCCTCTACCGCGACGGTACGAAGAAGCGGGCCGGCGAGGTGCCGTACACGGTCCCCGAGCCCTACACGGACGGCCCGGGCGGGCTGCTGGGTGTCGCTCCGTCGCCGACCTGGAACGGCACGACGGACAAGCAGGTGTTCTTCGTGCACACCACGGAGACCGAGACCCGGGTCGTGAGGATGGACTACGACGGCACGTCACTCAGCGGCTACACGCCCGTGCTCACCGGCATCAAGCGGGTCGGGAACCACAACGGCGGCACGATCGCCTTCGGCCCCGACGGATACCTCTACGTCTCGACCGGCGAGGCCTACCAGCCCGAGCTCGCGCAGGACAAGGACTCGCTCAACGGAAAGATCCTCCGCATCACCAGGACCGGAGCCGCGGCCCCCGGCAATCCGTTCGGCAACCGCGTCTACAGCTACGGCCATCGCAATCCGGAGGGACTGGCCTGGGACCGCAAGGGCCGGCTGTGGTCGGTGGAGATCGGCAACCAGACGTGGGACGAACTCAACCTGATCAAGCCGGGCGCCAATTACGGCTGGCCCGTCTGCGAGGGCCCCTGTGAAGTCAAGGGCATGACCAACCCGAAGACCACCTTCACCCCGGAACAGGGCGTGCCCTCCCAGCTCGCCGTCGTGAACAACGTGCTGTACGTGTCCTCGCTGCGCGGCCAGCGGCTGTGGCGCGTCCCGATCGACGGGGACCACGAGCGCGTCGGCACCAAGACCGACTTCTACGCCGGCCGGTACGGCCGGCTGCGCGCCATCGCCAAGGTCCCCGGCACGAACGAACTGTGGCTCGGCACCAGCGACCTCGGATACGGCAAGGACAAGATCCTCCGCGTGTCCGTCAAGTGACCGCCGCCCCAGCAGGAAAGCACCCTCCGGAGAAAGGACGCAGCACCCATGAACGAAACCACGGAACAGGTCAAGCCGGTCGAGCGGATCGTCTCGGAGGACGCGGGCACCACCACCTGGCAGGCGCCCGGCTACGAGGTCGTCGACACCGCGCTCGAGGTCACCGCCTACTCCCTCGCCTCTCGCTAGCCGCTGCCGCATACCTCAACAACACAACGCCCTCGTCGCCCCGGCGGCGTCCGAGCGCGAGCCGCTCGCGCCGCCGGGCATCGAGGCGGCGTACGACGGGATGGTGATCGAGCTGTGACCACGGCACTCGCCCCGCTCGCGGAGCCCTGGAGCCCCGCGGAGTTCGAGGCACGACTGCGCGCGGTGGGGGAGGAGCGGTACCACGACCGCCATCCCTTCAACCTCCGGATGCACAGCGGCGATCTCAGCCCGGACGAGCTGCGCCGCTGGATCGTCAACCGCTTCCACTACCAGCGCCACATCCCCGTCAAGGACGCCCTGATCACCGCGAAACTGAACACCTCCGCGCTGCGCCGGATGTGGCTGCGGCGCATCCAGGACCATGACGGGCAGCAGCAGGGCGAGGGCGGCATAGAGCGGTGGCTGCGGCTCGGTGAGGCGGCCGGCCTGAACCGCGAGACGCTGCTGCGCGCCGACACCGTTCTGCCGGGTGTACGGCTGGCGGTGGAGGGATACGTCAACTTCTGCCGCCTGCGCCCGCCCCTGGAAGCCGTCGCCGCGTCGCTGACCGAACTGTCCGCACCGGACCTGATGCGCACCCGCATCGACGCCTTCGAACGCCACTACCGGTGGATCGAACCCGACGGCCTCGCCTACTTCCGCGCCCGTGTCTCCCAGGGCCGGCGCGACAGCCGTGAGGCGCTCGACCTCGTGCTGAGCTGGGCTCGTACCCGGGACGACCAGCAACGGGCCGTGGCCGCGCTGCGCTTCAAATGCGACGTCCTGTGGTCGCTGCTCGACGCCGTGGACCGCGCGGGCCACCGGGAGCGGGCATGAGCGCGGAACCCGAAACCGACTGGCGGCCCGTGCCGGCCCCGGCCATCGTGCGCCGGCACGACCCCGTGCGCGACGCCGACCTGCTGGTCCTCCCCGAACGCGTCGTCGTCCTGACCGGCCGGGCCGAAGCCGTCCTCGCCCTGTGCGACGGCACGCGCAGCGTCCGCGGCATCGTCGACGAACTGGCCGCACGCTACCCCGGCGCCCCCGTGGCCACCGACGTCCCCCCTTTCCTGGAGCGCCTGCGCGAGGAGGGCTGGCTCCGATGACCCCCGCCGCGTCCGCACCCGCCCGCCCCTGGGCGCTGCTGGCCGAACTCACCCATGCCTGTCCGCTGCACTGCGGGTACTGCTCCAACCCGCTGGAGCTGACGCGGCGCTCGCGCGAGCTGACCACCGCGCAGTGGACGGACGTGATGCGCCAGGCGGGGGAGTTCGGCGTGGTCCACACCCATCTCTCGGGCGGCGAGCCGCTGCTGCGCCGGGACCTCGCGCAGATCGTCGCCGCGGCCGAGGCCGCCGAGATCTACACCCAGCTGGTCACCAGCGGTGTGGGCCTGGACCGGGCCCGGCTGTCCGCGCTCGCCGCCGCCGGACTGCGCAGCGTCCAGCTGTCCGTCCAGCACGCCGACCCGCGTGCCTGCGACCGGATCGCCGGGCGCCGTTCCTTCGCCGAGAAGGAACGGGCCGCCGAACTCGTACGGGCCGCCGGCCTCCCCCTGGGCCTCAACGTCGTCCTGCACCGCGGGAACCTCGACGCCGTCGACGCCCTCATCGAGCTGGGCCTGTCCTGGGGCGTGGACCGCATCGAACTGGCCAACACACAGTTCTACGGCTGGGCCCTGCTCAACCGCGCCGCGCTGCTCCCCACCCGTGACCAGCTCGCCCGGGCCCGGGACGCCGTGGAGCGCCGGCGGGAGATGCTCACCCCGGACGGCCCCGAGCTGGTCTGGGTCGTCCCCGACTACTTCGACGGTGTCGCCAAGCCGTGCATGGGCGGGTGGGGAGCGGTCTCGCTCACTGTCACCCCCGACGGCACCGTCCTGCCGTGCCCGGCCGCGGCCACCCTGCCGGACCTGGACCCCCCGAACATCCGTGACCACCCGCTGGCCTGGATCTGGGACCACTCCACGGCGTTCACCCGCTACCGCGGGACGGGCTGGATGCCCGAACCCTGCCGCGGCTGCTCCCACCGCGAGGCGGACTTCGGCGGCTGCCGCTGCCAGGCGTACGCCCTGACCGGCGACGCCACCCGCACGGACCCCGCGTGCCGGCTGTCCCCGGACCACGGTCTGATCCGGTCACTGGCCGACGACGGCAGGGACGGGACGAGGGTGATCAGACGAAGGGCACCGAGCCGGACCGAGACCGTTGGGTAGAGCGGTCTCCAGGGGGACGGGTCGGCGTAGGTGACCACAGAGATGAGCCATGGGCACCGTGCTCGTACCGCCCCTGCTCGTACCGCCTCCGCCTGCGTGGCCTCCTGAGCGTGGTGTCCGCGGACGGGGCCTCGGGCGCTCCGGAGGCGACTCGCGCCGGTCGCAGCGGTGACTGCGGGCCACTCGGGCGTGGCCCGCAGTGCGGTTCCGTCAGGGGAGCACCTGTTCACCCGAGCCCTGCATGATCTCCGATCCTGAGCACCGCAGCTCCAGCCACGTCGGCAGGTGCTTCTCGGCGTTCTCGGCCAGGCGCCAGTTGTACTCGCCGTGGGCGATCTCGTAGGCGCGTCGTGCGCCCAGCACCCGGTAGAAGCTCTGCTCGATGAAGAGGCTGTGCACACCGCCCAGGCAGGGGACGGGCGCGCCTTCCCTGGGGCGGAGGGGAACGCAGCGGCGGCGGTGGTGGTCCAGCATCCGCCTGATTTCCTGTTCTTGCGCGGACGGGTCGGTGGTGCGCTCCCGCTTCAGCCGGTCACGGCTGATCCACATACGCCTCCACCAGCGCGGCCTCCTGGCAGTGGAGTCCGAAGACGGGATCTCGTCCACGTCGAGCACGATCAGGACGATCAACGGGAGACGGGTCAGCAGCCAGAGCGGCGGCCCCCACAGCCACTGCACGCAGTAGCGCGTCCAGAGCCGCGAGGCCGACTTGGGCGCTTGGGGGCCCCAGGCGCGGTTCGCTGCTTCCGTGGAGGTCATGACAGCCCCAGCCCGCGGTCGAGGATGCCCTTGTACTGCTCGTACTTGCCGTGCACCTCGTCGGAGAAGGCCGTCTCCGCCTTCTCCACCAGCTTGTATCCGCGGTACGCGGCCTCGGGGGCACGCGAGACCCACGAGGTGGGGTCGATGAACTTCTTCCCGTCGCCGTGCACCACGGCATCGGCCAGAGCGGGGATCTTGCGCAGCGGGGTGCCCTCGATGAGCTTCGGGGTGAGGTGCTGGTCGAGCCACCTCACGGGGCTGATCAGCGGTCGCTCGTAGCGGACGGCGTCGTTGAACACGCGCTCCGAGGCCATGGCGAAGCGGCCCTTGAGGGAATCCGCGGTGACCCGGAAGACGCCCTTCTCCTCGCCGAACATCCCGAGGAGCTTCTTCGACCCCACAGTGATGTCGGCCTTGCCCGCCTTCCTGGCGATTTCCACGATGCGGTCGGC is a genomic window of Streptomyces griseochromogenes containing:
- a CDS encoding PQQ-dependent sugar dehydrogenase, translated to MRYSSRFGIASLSVVAAALPAAGLAQPAPAAVRTSTAAPSTAPTHATAADGGGMPARVTTFSTGWQTPWGISFLPDGRSALVTERLSYQVYRLYRDGTKKRAGEVPYTVPEPYTDGPGGLLGVAPSPTWNGTTDKQVFFVHTTETETRVVRMDYDGTSLSGYTPVLTGIKRVGNHNGGTIAFGPDGYLYVSTGEAYQPELAQDKDSLNGKILRITRTGAAAPGNPFGNRVYSYGHRNPEGLAWDRKGRLWSVEIGNQTWDELNLIKPGANYGWPVCEGPCEVKGMTNPKTTFTPEQGVPSQLAVVNNVLYVSSLRGQRLWRVPIDGDHERVGTKTDFYAGRYGRLRAIAKVPGTNELWLGTSDLGYGKDKILRVSVK
- the pqqA gene encoding pyrroloquinoline quinone precursor peptide PqqA yields the protein MNETTEQVKPVERIVSEDAGTTTWQAPGYEVVDTALEVTAYSLASR
- the pqqC gene encoding pyrroloquinoline-quinone synthase PqqC, yielding MTTALAPLAEPWSPAEFEARLRAVGEERYHDRHPFNLRMHSGDLSPDELRRWIVNRFHYQRHIPVKDALITAKLNTSALRRMWLRRIQDHDGQQQGEGGIERWLRLGEAAGLNRETLLRADTVLPGVRLAVEGYVNFCRLRPPLEAVAASLTELSAPDLMRTRIDAFERHYRWIEPDGLAYFRARVSQGRRDSREALDLVLSWARTRDDQQRAVAALRFKCDVLWSLLDAVDRAGHRERA
- the pqqD gene encoding pyrroloquinoline quinone biosynthesis peptide chaperone PqqD is translated as MSAEPETDWRPVPAPAIVRRHDPVRDADLLVLPERVVVLTGRAEAVLALCDGTRSVRGIVDELAARYPGAPVATDVPPFLERLREEGWLR
- the pqqE gene encoding pyrroloquinoline quinone biosynthesis protein PqqE encodes the protein MTPAASAPARPWALLAELTHACPLHCGYCSNPLELTRRSRELTTAQWTDVMRQAGEFGVVHTHLSGGEPLLRRDLAQIVAAAEAAEIYTQLVTSGVGLDRARLSALAAAGLRSVQLSVQHADPRACDRIAGRRSFAEKERAAELVRAAGLPLGLNVVLHRGNLDAVDALIELGLSWGVDRIELANTQFYGWALLNRAALLPTRDQLARARDAVERRREMLTPDGPELVWVVPDYFDGVAKPCMGGWGAVSLTVTPDGTVLPCPAAATLPDLDPPNIRDHPLAWIWDHSTAFTRYRGTGWMPEPCRGCSHREADFGGCRCQAYALTGDATRTDPACRLSPDHGLIRSLADDGRDGTRVIRRRAPSRTETVG